GACCGCAGCGCGCTGGCGGCGGTGGCCGGCGTCTGATCCGTGCCTGCGCACCCCCGGGGGGTGCGGGTCCGCCGCGCGGCGGGTCCGCACCCCCTTGCCGCCCCCCGGGGCCGTGGACCCGTAGGTCCACGAGGCTGTGGACCCGTAGGTCCGCGGGGTCGTGGGCCTTGCCCGGGGGTGAACGGGAAGCGCAGTGTATGGAACGTATGTATAGGACGTCGACTAAGGTTGAAGCATGGGACATCGTGAGGACTTGCTCATCGGCGCCAAGCGCTGCTTGATCGAAAAGGGCTACGGCCGTACCACCACGCGGGACATCGTCGCCGCCTCCGGTGCGAACCTTGCCTCCATCGGCTACCACTACGGTTCGAAGGAGGCGCTGCTGAACGCGGCGCTGCTGGAGGCGCTGGACGAGAGCGGCAAGGAGATCTCGCCGACCGAGGTCCCCGACGTCGATCCGCAGGCGACGCCGGTGGAGCGGTTCGAGGCGGTCTGGTCGCAGATCGTCGACAAGTACACCACCAACCGGCAGCTGCTGCTGGCGAGTTTCGAGGTCTTCGCGCAGGTGGACCGGGTGCCGGAGCTGAAGCCGGCGCTCGCCGACGGTGTCGAGCAGGGCCGGCAGTCGATGACCGAGCTGTTCAAGAGCATCGCGGGCGAGAGCGCCGAGGACCTGGACGAGGAGTCGCTGCGGGCGATGGGCGCCTTCTTCCAGGCGATGGCCACCGGGGTGATGGCGCAGTGGCTGGTCGATCCCGAGCGGGCGCCCACCGGCGCCGACCTCACGCTCGCGCTGCGGGCCATGCTGCGCTGGTCCGGGGCCAAGGCCCCCGAGTCCGTCCAGAGCTGAGCGGGCGGCCCCTGCCGCGGGCACACGCCGCCGGCCGGCCCCCCTTGTGGTGCAAAGGGGGGCCGGCCGGCGGCGTGTGCGAGGGGATACGGGGCGTGTGCGCGGGGGTGCGGGGCGGGGGTCAGATGCGGCGCAGGACGAAGTCGTCGGCCGTCTCGCCGCGGAAGAGGTACTCGGGGCGGCCGCTGAGCACGTAGTCGCCGTGCGGGGTGGGCAGGACGTCGGTGGGGTTCGCCTCGGGCCACGCCTGCTCGTGCAGGGTCTTGGCGCTGGACCAGTCCTCCTCCTGCGGGCTCAGGACGATCACCGCGTCGCGGCCGTGGTCGGTGGCGAGCTTGTTGCTGACCACGACCGCGGTGCCGTCGGGGCGCAGCGCGAACGCGTCACCGCCGACGATGGGCCCGCCCGAGAGCGTGACCTGGTGGACCTGTCCGCTGCGCGGGCAGATGCGCAGCAGTTGGCCGGTGGTGTAGTGCAGGGCCAGCAGGAAGCCGGCCGGGTGCACGCGCAGGCCGATCACCCCGGCGCCGGTGCCCAGTTCCCAGCCCGGTGACAGGGCCCGGCTGTCCACGAGGACCTCGGCCGTGCCGTCCACGCCCACCCGGTAGATCTTGTTGGCGGCCGGGTCGCTGACGTAGGCGGTGCCCTCGAGGTCCAGGGCGATGCGGTCGGCGGCGTGCATGGGCTCCTCGCCCAGCGCCAGGTCGACCAGGTGCTGCTCCTCGCCGGTGGTCAGGTCGTAGATCGCCAGGCCCGATTCCTTGAGGTTGGTCTCGGGGGTGGAGCGGGCGCCGATGCCCAGGTCGTGGTAGCCCAGCAGCAGGCGGTTGCGGGGCACGTCGACGGTGATGCCCACGCTCGAGACGATCCGCGGGTCGGGGTCGCTCACCAGCGCACTGACGCGGCCGTGGCCGTCGACGACCGAGGCGGTGCCGTGCCGGGTCGAGCTGACCACGAAGGCCTGCCGGCCGGGGTCCCAGTCGACGCCTTCGGGGTGCAGGGCATCGGCGTGCCCGGTGATGACGTCACCGAAGGGGGCGGCGCTGCCGGCGTGGGACATGGTGGTCTCCTGGAGGTCGTGAGGTCGTGAGGCCGTACGGGCGGGGCGGATCGGCAAGAGGCGGGCGGGGCGGGTCAGGAGGGGGCGGGCAGGACGGCGGCCTGTTCGCGCAGGGCCTTGCGGTCGACCTTGCGGTTGGAGTTCAGGGGGAAGTCCTCCACGTGCCGGTAGTGCTTGGGGACCATGCCCTGCGGCAGCAGGGCGCGCAGGGCGGCGGCCAGGGCGGCGGCGGGGGTGGGCCGGCCGGTGTAGAAGACGACCAGTTCGGTGCCGGCGTCGCCGGTGCGGGCGACGGCGACCGCGTCCTGCACGGAGGGGCAGGTGCGCACGGCGTGTTCGACCTCGGCCAGTTCCACGCGCCAGCCCTGGATCTGCACCTGGGCGTCGAGGCGGCCGAGGTAGACCAGTTCCCCGCCGGCCAGCCGCCGCACCCGGTCGCCGGTGCGGTACCAGGTGCGTCCCTCGTGCTGGAGGAAGCGTCCGCGGTCGTGCTCGGGGTCGAGGTAGCCGCTCGTCATCTGTGGTCCGGTGATGAGCAGTTCGCCCTCGGCGTCGGTGGGCCGGCCGTCCTGGTCGAGCAGCAGGTGCTCGTGTCCTTCGTGGACGGTGCCGATGGGCACCAGGCCGTTCACGCACAGGGCGGGCGAGGTGCGCGGGGACCAGCGGTGGCCGGTGACGGTGACGGTCAGTTCGGTGGGCCCGTAGATGTTCTCCAGGGTGGAGGCGGGGGCCGCGGCCTGCCAGTCGGCGGCGTCCTGGTCGCGCAGGGCCTCTCCCGCGAACAGGCTCCAGCGCAGGCCGGGCAGGGCGCCGGGGGCCAGGGAGCCCGTGCGGCGCAGCAGGGAGATGGTGCTGGGGGTGGAGAACCAGACTGTCATGCGGCGTTCGGCGACGAAGGCGGGCAGGTCGCGGTAGGCCTGCAGCGGCACCGGGTGCACGGCGCCGCCGGCGCCCCAGGCGCTGAACATGTCGAACATCGCGCAGTCGAAGTTGACGTCGAAGGTCTGGGAGAAGACGTCGTCGGCGTCGAAGCGGTAGCGCTCGTCGATGAGGCGGAAGTAGTGGGTGGTGCTGCCGTGCGCGATGGGCACGCCCTTGGGCCGGCCGGTGGAGCCGGAGGTGAACAGGATGTAGGCGCGGTCGCCGGGGGCGACGGGCCGCGGCTCGCGCAGGGCGTCGCGGGGCGCCGCCTGAAGGCGCCGCGCGGTGCCGGCGCCCCGGGCGGCGAAGGGCGCCAGGACCGGCAGGCCGACGCCGTCGCCGTCGCCCAGGGCCTGCTCCAGGGCGGCAAGGCCCGCGTCGTCGGCGAGGACCGCCGAGACGCCCGCGTCCTGCAGCATGCTGCGGGTACGGGCCGCGGGGAAGGCCGGGTGCAGGGGCACCACGGTGGCTCCCGTGTACAGGCCGGCGAGGATGCCGGCGTACGCCTCCAGGCCCTTGGCGGCCAGCACGCCGATCGCCGCGGGCGGTCCGGCGGGTGAGGCGAGCAGGGTTCCGGCCCACTGCAGGGCCAGTTCGTGCAGTTCCTCGTAGCTGACCGTCCGCTCCCCCAGGTGCAGGGCCGGGCGCTGCCCGGAGGTGGCGAGCCCGCGCAGGAACCGCGCGTGCAGCGCGTCCTCGATCGTCTTCAACATTCTTTCTCCGAATAAGGGGCGTCGCTGCGTGATTAGGGGGGTGAGGGAGCGGTTTTCCGGCGGCTTCCCGGAATATATTCGTAGGCCAGTGGACCTATTTTCCCCGGGAAGGAACTGACGATGTGGGACGAGAAGTTCGAGGAGACCCTGCGGAAACATCTTCCGTTTCTCGGCGACGGTGAGGAGCTGAATGCGGGGGCCGATCTGCGTGATCTGGGTCTGGACTCGCTGGGAACGGTCGAACTGCTGGCCGCTTTGGAAAGCGCGTACGACGTGCGTTTCGTGGACGACGCTTTGACGATGGACAATTTCGCGACGCCCGGCACGCTGTGGAACGCGCTGTCGCAGGTGGCCGGCCACCTGGGCGGCTGAGACCGGCCGGGTGCGGCGCGCCCTTCGGTGACGAGCTGTCGCCGAAGGGCGCGCCGCCTGCTGTCAGGCGGCGACCGCGGTGCGGCGCGGGAGCATGGCCGTGCGGGGGCTGGCCTGCACGACGTCGAAGGCGCGGGTGGTCACGCCGACCCGCCCGAAGAGGCTGTCGGGGCCGCACACGTACATCCGGCCGATGTCGAGCCGGTCCTTGAGCGTGGCCACCACCTGCGGCCAGCGCACCGGCAGCACGTAGCCGTCCAGGAGCATGCGGCGCACCTGCTCACCGGTGCTCAGCACGGCGCCGTCCTGGTCGGCGACGACGGGCAGGGTGGGGTCGGCGAAGGTCAGGCCGGCCAGCACCTCGGTGTCGATGCGCTCGCGCAGCGCGCCGAAGGCGCTGCAGTGCATGGGCGGGCGCATGGTGTAGAGCGGCATGCCGCCCAGCGAGCGCAGCTGCTTCTCCATCCACTCCACGCTGCCGGCGTCGAGGGAGACCATGTAGAAGTCGTCGTCGATGTGGCAGGACAGGTCGTGCCACTCGCCGCGGTCGGTGAGTTCGGCGAGCACCTCGTCCAGGCGGGCGCGCGGGGTGCGGGTGAAGGAGAGGGTGACGGCGTTCTGGTACTCGCGGGAGAAGTAGTCGTTCTCGCAGCGGGCCATCTGCGCGGTCATCCGCACGGCGTCGCTGAAGCCGAGCACGCCGGAGAAGACGGCGGCCGCCTTGCTGCCGAAGCTGGGTCCGGCGACCGCGTCGGGGCGGATGCCGTACTCCTGCTCGGCCCAGTGCGCCAGCGCGAAGCAGTTGACGAAGAAGGCGACCTGGGCGTACTCGGTGTAGTCGCCGTCGGCCTCGCGGTAGCGGTCGAACAGGGAGTAGCCCAGCGCCTCGTCCGCGCTCTGCAGGAGGCGGCGGGCGTGCGGGTTGATCAGCATGAACTTCGCCACGTCCGCGAAGCGGACGGGCGCCATGCCGGGAAAGACGAGCGCGCTGCCAATGTCGGGTTCGGGCTGTGTGGTCATCTGTGCGGTTCACTCCTCGGCAGAAGGCAGGCGGCAGGAGGCAGGCGGCGGCCGGCGGCCGGGCGCTCGGGCTCAGGACCTCCGGGGCTCAGGACCTGCGGGGCTCAGGGGACGAGCTTGGTGAAGGTCTCCTCGATACGGGTCATGACGTTGCGCACGTGCGGCAGGGCGAGCGGGTCGGCCGCGGCCAGTGACTGCTCCTGCTGCTGGGCCGTGTCGCCGTAGAGCATGCTGGTGGCGGCCTTGAAGCGCAGGGCGTGCTCGTCGTCGCCCAGGTGGTGGCCGGCCAGCACGACGAGGCCGAACTCGTCCAGCAGGTGCTGGTGCAGGGAGAGCGAGTCGTGAACGCCGCGCTGGGCGAGCTCCTCGCGCAGCGGCTCGAAGTCGGGGTAGACGTAGAAGGCGCCGGTCGGCGGCCGGCACACGGCGCCGTTGGCCACCAGGATGCGGTGCACGTCGCGGGCGATGACGCCGTGCAGCCGGGCGGCCGCGGCCAGGCGTGCGCGGATCTCGGGGGGTTCGGCGAACGCGTAGGCGGCGACCTCCTGCATGGGGCCGGCCAGGGTGGACCACACCTCGCTGGCCGCGGAGACCACCCCCTCGCGGATGCGGCGGCCCCAGGCGTTGGCGGGGAAGCGGGCGCCGCCGATGCGCCAGCCGCCCAGGGCCAGGCTCTTGCTCAGCCCGGTGGTCACGACGGTGCGCTCGGGGGCCACCTCGGCCGGGCTGAGCACCTCGGTGGCGGGGTCGTGGACGACGTCGCGGTAGATCTCGTCGGAGACGATCAGCAGGTCCTCCTCCCGTGCGACGGCGCAGATCTCGCGGATCAGCGCGGGCGGGGCGAGGGTGCCGGTGGGGTTGTCGGGCAGGGTCAGCACCACGATCCGCGGATCGTGGCCCAGCACCCGGGCGGCGTGGACCGCCTCGCGCAGCGCGGCCGGCTCGGGCACCCCGCCGCACTCCTGGGGGATGTCCACCCCGATGACCTGCTTGCCCAGGTAGCGGGCCTGGGGGGCGTAGGAGTTCCAGCAGGGCCGCGGCAGCAGCACGTCGCCCTCGACGCTCAGGTGCAGGGCCATCAGCAGCGGCTTGCTGCCGGGGGCCAGGACCACCTGGTCGGCGTCGGTGGGCATCCGGCGGCGCGAGAAGTAGCCGGCCAGCGCCTCGCGTGCATCCTTGCCGCCCGCGACGGGGCCGTAGGCGTTGCGGTGCGCTCCCGCCGCCAGCCGCTCCAGCAGGGGGGCGAACGCGGGCAGCCGCGCCTCGCCGAAGCCCAGGTGCACGAGGGACTCCCCCGCGGCGGTGCGCTCGGCCACCAGCTGGTTGAGCGCGAGATTGGGGGACACGTTCCGGCCTGACATGGCCGTCTCCTTTCGGATCCTGCCCGCCGCTCAGGACCTGGGCGGGCCGCCGTTGATCGCGGCCGCCAGGTCCGGCGGGGTGTCGGGATCCAGCTCGAGGTCGTCCACCCACGCGGCGTCGGGCGAGTAGCGGGCCCTGAAGGCCCGGCCGACCAGTTCGGGGTTGCGCGCCTGCAGCATCCGCAGCTGGAAGAAGCTCCCCTGCGGGGTGTGCGACACACCGTCCACGGCGACCTTGCCGGGGGTGGCGGACATGACCGGTCCG
This DNA window, taken from Streptomyces sp. V3I8, encodes the following:
- a CDS encoding TetR/AcrR family transcriptional regulator, whose translation is MGHREDLLIGAKRCLIEKGYGRTTTRDIVAASGANLASIGYHYGSKEALLNAALLEALDESGKEISPTEVPDVDPQATPVERFEAVWSQIVDKYTTNRQLLLASFEVFAQVDRVPELKPALADGVEQGRQSMTELFKSIAGESAEDLDEESLRAMGAFFQAMATGVMAQWLVDPERAPTGADLTLALRAMLRWSGAKAPESVQS
- a CDS encoding gluconolaconase — its product is MSHAGSAAPFGDVITGHADALHPEGVDWDPGRQAFVVSSTRHGTASVVDGHGRVSALVSDPDPRIVSSVGITVDVPRNRLLLGYHDLGIGARSTPETNLKESGLAIYDLTTGEEQHLVDLALGEEPMHAADRIALDLEGTAYVSDPAANKIYRVGVDGTAEVLVDSRALSPGWELGTGAGVIGLRVHPAGFLLALHYTTGQLLRICPRSGQVHQVTLSGGPIVGGDAFALRPDGTAVVVSNKLATDHGRDAVIVLSPQEEDWSSAKTLHEQAWPEANPTDVLPTPHGDYVLSGRPEYLFRGETADDFVLRRI
- a CDS encoding AMP-binding protein, with protein sequence MLKTIEDALHARFLRGLATSGQRPALHLGERTVSYEELHELALQWAGTLLASPAGPPAAIGVLAAKGLEAYAGILAGLYTGATVVPLHPAFPAARTRSMLQDAGVSAVLADDAGLAALEQALGDGDGVGLPVLAPFAARGAGTARRLQAAPRDALREPRPVAPGDRAYILFTSGSTGRPKGVPIAHGSTTHYFRLIDERYRFDADDVFSQTFDVNFDCAMFDMFSAWGAGGAVHPVPLQAYRDLPAFVAERRMTVWFSTPSTISLLRRTGSLAPGALPGLRWSLFAGEALRDQDAADWQAAAPASTLENIYGPTELTVTVTGHRWSPRTSPALCVNGLVPIGTVHEGHEHLLLDQDGRPTDAEGELLITGPQMTSGYLDPEHDRGRFLQHEGRTWYRTGDRVRRLAGGELVYLGRLDAQVQIQGWRVELAEVEHAVRTCPSVQDAVAVARTGDAGTELVVFYTGRPTPAAALAAALRALLPQGMVPKHYRHVEDFPLNSNRKVDRKALREQAAVLPAPS
- a CDS encoding phosphopantetheine-binding protein — translated: MWDEKFEETLRKHLPFLGDGEELNAGADLRDLGLDSLGTVELLAALESAYDVRFVDDALTMDNFATPGTLWNALSQVAGHLGG
- a CDS encoding ACP S-malonyltransferase, translating into MTTQPEPDIGSALVFPGMAPVRFADVAKFMLINPHARRLLQSADEALGYSLFDRYREADGDYTEYAQVAFFVNCFALAHWAEQEYGIRPDAVAGPSFGSKAAAVFSGVLGFSDAVRMTAQMARCENDYFSREYQNAVTLSFTRTPRARLDEVLAELTDRGEWHDLSCHIDDDFYMVSLDAGSVEWMEKQLRSLGGMPLYTMRPPMHCSAFGALRERIDTEVLAGLTFADPTLPVVADQDGAVLSTGEQVRRMLLDGYVLPVRWPQVVATLKDRLDIGRMYVCGPDSLFGRVGVTTRAFDVVQASPRTAMLPRRTAVAA
- a CDS encoding pyridoxal phosphate-dependent aminotransferase, which produces MSGRNVSPNLALNQLVAERTAAGESLVHLGFGEARLPAFAPLLERLAAGAHRNAYGPVAGGKDAREALAGYFSRRRMPTDADQVVLAPGSKPLLMALHLSVEGDVLLPRPCWNSYAPQARYLGKQVIGVDIPQECGGVPEPAALREAVHAARVLGHDPRIVVLTLPDNPTGTLAPPALIREICAVAREEDLLIVSDEIYRDVVHDPATEVLSPAEVAPERTVVTTGLSKSLALGGWRIGGARFPANAWGRRIREGVVSAASEVWSTLAGPMQEVAAYAFAEPPEIRARLAAAARLHGVIARDVHRILVANGAVCRPPTGAFYVYPDFEPLREELAQRGVHDSLSLHQHLLDEFGLVVLAGHHLGDDEHALRFKAATSMLYGDTAQQQEQSLAAADPLALPHVRNVMTRIEETFTKLVP